attttcttagacAAAGgtccaataaaaaaaaaagattttagtGGCAGAAGCGTGATATATGAAAAGGTCCAATTATTAAACAAATAAGAAATTTCTAGCTATATAAGAAAATGACAAATTTCTCCCCTAATACATTTGTTTGATTATTAAAACGCCAAAATTTTCAGTGGGCATTTTTGTCATTTAATATCGACATTCCGGCCACAGAATCGGACCAACGAGATCCTTTTGCCGACAGGTAAAAACAAGGTCAAACTTAGTCGTCTGAATTACAAGTTTGACTCATTTTCagacacacaaaaaaataaaaaaaaattacagtaaaaaaaaaatatatatatatattaaatggtAAAAAGAATTACTTTATTTAGAagaaatttaacttaaaaaatttTACTTTGCAATTTATCGTGTTATAACAAGTTAGTAGTCGTGATAGGGGCTACAAAAAGACTATTTACGTCACACTCTTCTAAgatgtgattttatttttttaatcttattaatataaaatacttTATACACCGAAAAATCTTTTTTACTAAGTCGTGATAGGCTAAACTAACTACAGTTACATTTTAGTGAAAAATCTTCCGGATTACCAAGTGTATATTATAAGTAGAAATTGAAATCTTTATAAGTATATGAATTTACTCctattaaagtaaaataagtTTACACATAAATTAACAAGGTTAAATGGTTAAAAAAATCCATTAATATAAGAGAATAGTTTCAAAAGAATAAATTTATGTAATTTAACCCGTTATAACAAGTTATAAGTCATAATAGGTGTTTTTACTAAGGCACAATTAAATTTGAAGTTGGCAAAAAATGCTCTATAACAAAAGTGATTTAATATTTTGAGCTTAAATACGAGACCTGGAATGctctttataaaaatatagagatttgtattttttttatagacataatacataaattgacctttaaacttgatttcaaattttaagtataatCTCTAACTTTTACAATGCACAAGTGGCACTTTAACTATCaatttttcaaacaaaaaacACGCTAAACAACAGCCTTATTACGTGATATATATAAACGCTCCTACATGAATTTTAGCTACTCAATAAATGTCACGTAATTAAAAAAACTTTACatgtattttataattaaagaaaacaaaagaaaaagtatTCATTAAAGATAGAATTgtcattatatttatttttttaccgtTGTGGCCTCAAAAATTACACCTAACTAACGCGTCTGAATTGTGTTCCAATCAAGCATTATGCCAACTTGAATTaacatgtttttttaaaaaaaataaataattaaagtgcTATTTATACACTATAAAAATTAAAGGTTACATTTCAAATTTGAAGCAAGTTTAGGGGTATTATGCCTTTTTTATATATGTAAAAAATTGTAAACTGACAAAATAGAGAGACAGAAAACGACAAACCTCTTTCTTGTGGCAAACCGGAGATGCGGCCGGCGATGAAAACTCCGGCGTCAGGCAACCGGTCGACGACGGACATTTCTGAAGAGAAAATCTAAAAGGGCTTATGGGACTCGAACAATATTTGGTTTCATAAATAGGAAAATCTCCATGAGCGATGTTCTCAATCTCTTCATTTTCCGATCTGCAACTACTAGAAGTTTCGAAATCCATCGATTTTTCTTCGTTACTCTCCGACCAACCCGCACTACTAAGTCTACTATGATTACATGAACAAGACCCACTTCTCAACTCACCACCAATTTCATTGTTCTGAGTTCCAATTTCATGATTAATCTCGCGTTTCTTACTCCTTTCcttgattttcttcaaaatcGACCCGAATAAACCAAAAGCCATCTGGGTTTTCTTCGATTTAACGGGTCGATTTTGCTTCTGCTTCTGTTGAATCCTCATTGCTGCTTCGAGTAGCAATGAGGAAGTAGAAGCAGGTATATGTAGAAACACTTTTTTCCTAGCTGGACTACTTTTTGGTGTTGATACTGAGAAATTGATAGGTGATAATATCTCCATACCTTTACATGAATTTTTTCTAATCGATAAGAAAAAACAAgcgtctttgcataacaatgtATTACTTGGAGAAATCGGTTTTTGTTTCTCTACGGTTTGTAACGAATATTTGGAAGGATTTTTATTGAGCTGACAACGTCTATCGGCGATGTAATGTTTAAGTTGAAATGGTTCTTGATCTTCTTGTAGAAGTTCACGTAAATGTTTTTGTGCCATTAAAGATGGTGAAAGGGAAAATTTACGATGAAATTCTTAATCAGAATACGAATtataacttttctttttttgttggtCGAAGAGTCTTCAACTTTTTTGAAACCAAAGAGATTTTGGAGAGGGGGAGGTGCTGTGGGGATTGTTATGTGGGTTTTGAAAAGTGTAAGTGGGGAAGTTGTGTACATATAGctagagactcgacaaaataaaaAGAGCTATGGCTGTGCTGTATTCTATTCTAGAattcagaatttaaaatttatgatttttaattataacGATGAATTATTAATATTGTCATAATAGTTGGATGTGCGATAAATTATTTATTGGTGTttggtatatttttttattttacaataattgtctcattttattttttgataattttatatatttatttttagagttgAATTGAACTAAATAAattcaataaatcaaaattaaaagtttagATATTGAAAACTATTAGAATATTATAAGTAGCAATTCTGCTCGTATCAATATggtaaaaaatacatatattctAAAATATTGATTAAAATTCATATCGTGAAATAAAAagcaaaaaatattttggacggagagagtatatatatactccatCTGTCacaatttatatgatatattttctttattttgcctatcctaaaaaaattataattaaaagtaATTTAACTTTGAAAATATCAATTTTAACTATATATAATTAGTACAATTTTTCATCAAAGGGGTTCATGGCTCCGCCCCTagtcatatacatagtcaaagatgttttaaattgcatatttcAACCTCAAGTCAAATAAtaccacataaattaaaacgtcatatataaatattaataaaaaattactaaattcaCAAAAATCTGAGAAGGTGAGGTAGGATGGAAGAGGGGGTGGGGTTCAGATGAGGAGACTCCCTGATTCAAATCTGGAGTGTTTACAATATCGAGGCAAAATACATGGTGGATGATAAATATACTAAATAATTGCACataaaaaacatgaaattttttggtatttgtataaaataatttttttaaaaaaggtgtATATAATATGGACATATGGTTAACTGAGGTGGAAACAGTAGATGTGTAGGACTGTAGAATTTGTAGTAATAGTGTACCACAACCAGCAGGCAAAACCTATTAAGTTGtctattttcattttatttttagtaactggtaaagttgttgccatgtgatcAGAAGGTCATGGGTTCACCTTTTGAAAATAGTctttggcagaaatgcaaggtaaggctgcgtacaatagacccttgtggtcagaccCTTCCCCGAACCCTACGCATAGCGGaaactttagtgcaccggaatgtttttttttttatcaataggaGGAGGCTAAAAAATTAACTCAACAAGAATGGTGCCATGCCACAATaaactgttgttgttgtttcgtTTGTTGGGTAGGATGTGTGGGTGGGTGGAGGGGGGGTGGACTTTACATACATAATTGTTGTGTTATTCTGATTTACTATAAATATGAGAATACAAAATATCGAAAAAAATATCTCacacaattcattcaaaatatttaaggaaTGAGTGTCTATTTATATAGTCATAAATCTTTTCCTACCAGAAAAATAACTAGTCAAATATGAAaactttgtatttttcttttaagaaaagaaaaactcaattataatagaaaaaTCAGGACAAACACTCAATAATATATTTctcagtttttttttaattaaaaatatattttactaaatCAGTTTTATTAATAACGCTCTTGAACTGCTAAAGAtaagatgatgaaaaaataataaaactctCTTAATTTGATTAAATGGAAGAAGTATATCTGTATCTAAAGGTGGAGTAGAGAGAGGAGGGTTGTGTGAGACAGTAGGTTGTTTGGGTTGGGGTGGTTAGTAATGGAAAAGGTAAAAGTGAAAGTTTATGTCCATTATTCCACACCGGAGCGTATGTAGTCTTCGAAATTCGATTTCGACAGAATTTAAtagatttattaaaattatatatatattccaaaCGTTACATATTAAATTTAGAATTCCATTACTAATTTTTAAGATTATTAtcctaaaatttgaaatttgaatgtCCGGCATAATTTGAGAGGATATAGGAAGGTCATGAAACGATTGAAACATCTTCGATCTTAAACCTAACGGGGTGAAATTTCTCATAAGAAAGTCGTACCTCAACTCAGTATGGTGAATGTGATCCCTCCGCTCTTGATTGAAAATTGTAGGTTATTTGTAAGTAGAGCAATTTCTACTTAAAATGTactttttatttaatgattttgatatgaaaaatttaaataattgaattaataAATTCCGAATATGACATAATTATACTAgtcgaatttttttttaattaatcgagacaataaattttaaataaataattaggagcccgtttggatgggcttaaaaaaagtaacttttatgtatgaagtgtttttagaactttgaagtgttgaaagttatttttataaataagcagttgagtgtttggataaaagtgcttaaatgagaaaaatgatgtgaattttagggttaaaagaataaaaagggtagtttggaaatttagttaaaatataagggatataaaagtaattttcatagtcaaagaaaataactttaagcacttaggaaaaaaaagttaggaatcctaactttttatttttgactgactttaaaaactttatagcttaaagttagcattagacaaacacgtctaaaagctaaaaaggaGCTTTAAATTGATCCATCCAAACGGACTCTGGAGAACGAAAGGTGGTTGTAAGGAAAAGGGAAGGCAGTGGAGCTGGCATGCTCTGAGGGGTGCATTTGTGGACCAATTACACTTTTGTGCATTGCTTTGACACATTTCATTTCGTAACCTACAAATATTTTCGTGATTTTTTATAATTACTGTGCTCAAATCAGCGCATAGTGAGACTAATTTCAGGTAGATATTAAACAGCCTTATCTATCAAAGCTGTCACCTAGATTTTTTTTATCTGGGctgaaaattaaatttgaaatttcacGATTTTCAACTTACTTCATTAACTACTGATCCACATTCTTGAATACTTAATAGGTTTGAAATTTGTTATTGATATATAATTAATGGAATATGCAAATAAAGTCTCACATTACTAactgaaaaaaagaagaagttaccTATGAAATGTAGGATACttgtaaaatattttgaaaaaaaatcatgcAAAAGGAGTAATTTTGAACTTTTGGCCCCGTTTGCTCCACGGGCAAATTTTCAag
This DNA window, taken from Solanum dulcamara chromosome 3, daSolDulc1.2, whole genome shotgun sequence, encodes the following:
- the LOC129882108 gene encoding uncharacterized protein LOC129882108; translation: MAQKHLRELLQEDQEPFQLKHYIADRRCQLNKNPSKYSLQTVEKQKPISPSNTLLCKDACFFLSIRKNSCKGMEILSPINFSVSTPKSSPARKKVFLHIPASTSSLLLEAAMRIQQKQKQNRPVKSKKTQMAFGLFGSILKKIKERSKKREINHEIGTQNNEIGGELRSGSCSCNHSRLSSAGWSESNEEKSMDFETSSSCRSENEEIENIAHGDFPIYETKYCSSPISPFRFSLQKCPSSTGCLTPEFSSPAASPVCHKKEDKENYEGLANIEQEEDEKEQCSPVSVLDPPFEDDGHECEYEDKGEEEDDDDYGIECNYALVQRAQQQLLSKLRRFEKLAELDPIELEKLMLEEEDNDDLKDDNDNDSVLSYRDRDFETFASEVTIPFDMKRLVSDLISEEKIETNNSNNREEEVVFGRVCKRLDSWQHVRSDTIDMMVESDLKIELDDWKKFHEQMEEIALEVEVSIFRLLVEELAEEIIHFTGHHGNFNKVFA